The Pseudomonas parafulva genome window below encodes:
- a CDS encoding cold-shock protein yields MAERQNGTVKWFNDEKGYGFITPESGADLFVHFRAIEGNGFKSLKEGQKVTFEAVQGQKGMQADKVQVAE; encoded by the coding sequence ATGGCTGAGCGTCAGAACGGTACCGTCAAGTGGTTCAATGACGAGAAAGGTTACGGCTTCATTACCCCCGAAAGCGGTGCGGATCTGTTCGTTCACTTCCGCGCGATCGAAGGCAATGGCTTCAAGAGCCTGAAAGAAGGCCAGAAGGTCACCTTCGAAGCCGTGCAAGGCCAGAAAGGCATGCAAGCTGACAAGGTTCAGGTTGCAGAGTAA
- the gcvT gene encoding glycine cleavage system aminomethyltransferase GcvT yields MTATLLKTPLHALHLELGARMVPFAGYDMPVQYPLGVLKEHLHTRSQAGLFDVSHMGQILLHGPGAATALESLVPVDIVDLPVGTQRYALFTDEQGGILDDLMVANLGDDTLFLVVNAACKEQDLAHLREHLGARCEVQPLFETRALLALQGPAAASVLQRLAPEVAQMTFMQVRRVTLLEADCLISRSGYTGEDGYEISVPTEHAEALARRLLAEPEVQPIGLGARDSLRLEAGLCLYGHDMDPDTSAVQASLWWAVSKARRADGARAGGFPGAERVFEQQREGVARKRVGLLPQERTPVREGADIVDGTGKTVGRVSSGGFGPTLNAPVAMGYVDSEHSALETPLFAVVRGKQVALRVSKMPFVVPRYYRG; encoded by the coding sequence ATGACCGCCACACTGCTCAAGACCCCGCTGCACGCCCTTCACCTGGAGCTGGGCGCACGCATGGTGCCGTTCGCCGGCTACGACATGCCCGTGCAGTACCCGCTGGGCGTACTCAAGGAACACCTGCACACCCGCAGCCAGGCGGGATTGTTCGACGTCTCGCACATGGGCCAGATCCTGCTGCACGGGCCTGGAGCGGCGACCGCCCTGGAAAGCTTGGTGCCGGTGGACATCGTCGACCTGCCGGTCGGCACCCAGCGCTATGCGCTGTTCACCGACGAACAGGGCGGCATCCTCGATGACCTGATGGTCGCCAATCTCGGCGACGACACGCTCTTTCTGGTGGTCAACGCCGCCTGCAAGGAGCAGGACCTGGCCCATCTGCGCGAGCATCTGGGCGCCCGTTGCGAGGTGCAACCGCTGTTCGAGACGCGCGCCCTGCTGGCACTGCAAGGCCCGGCAGCGGCCTCGGTGCTGCAGCGCCTGGCACCTGAAGTGGCGCAGATGACCTTCATGCAGGTGCGGCGCGTGACGCTGCTCGAGGCGGATTGCCTGATCAGTCGCTCTGGCTACACCGGCGAAGACGGCTACGAGATCTCGGTACCCACGGAGCACGCCGAAGCCCTGGCGCGGCGCCTGCTGGCCGAACCCGAAGTGCAGCCGATCGGCCTCGGCGCCCGCGACTCGCTGCGCCTGGAAGCCGGGCTGTGCCTGTATGGACACGACATGGACCCTGACACCAGCGCAGTGCAAGCCAGCTTGTGGTGGGCCGTGTCCAAGGCCCGTCGCGCCGACGGCGCGCGTGCGGGCGGTTTCCCAGGCGCTGAGCGGGTGTTCGAGCAGCAGCGTGAGGGCGTGGCCCGCAAGCGCGTCGGCCTGCTGCCACAGGAGCGCACGCCGGTTCGAGAAGGTGCCGACATCGTCGATGGCACCGGCAAGACGGTCGGAAGGGTGTCCAGTGGCGGCTTCGGACCGACATTGAATGCGCCTGTGGCGATGGGGTATGTCGATAGCGAACACAGTGCATTGGAAACGCCGCTGTTCGCCGTGGTGCGGGGCAAACAAGTTGCCTTGAGGGTCAGCAAAATGCCTTTCGTTGTGCCGCGTTACTACCGAGGTTGA
- a CDS encoding sigma-54-dependent transcriptional regulator: MRIHVSFIDRVGITQEVLALLGARHLNLDAVEMVPPNVYIDAPTLSPAVLEELHDALFEVHGVQAVEVVDILPGQRRHLQLDALLAAMSDPVLAVDSAGKVLLANPALIALCGRESAGRSVGELFGDDNLLQALLDNNFHLPMREMQLNGQSLLLDATPITQAGGLLTLYPPNRMGERLSALRHDRAEGFDALLGESPVIRTLKARGLRVATLDAPLLVHGETGTGKELVARACHALSSRQAAPFLALNCAALPESLAESELFGYAPGAFTGAQRGGKPGLMELANKGTVFLDEIGEMSPYLQAKLLRFLSDGSFRRVGGDREVKVDVRIISATHRDLERMVAEGSFREDLFYRLNVLNLQVPPLRDRGQDILMLAHYFMQQACTQIQRPPCRLAPATHQALLANPWPGNVRQLQNVIFRAAAICESHLVDIGDLDIAGTSVARGQDGEVASLEQAVGDFERSLLQRLYASYPSTRQLAARLHTSHTAIAQRLRKYGISGKS; the protein is encoded by the coding sequence ATGCGCATCCACGTCAGCTTCATCGACCGCGTCGGCATCACCCAGGAAGTCCTGGCCCTGCTCGGTGCCCGTCACCTCAACCTCGATGCGGTGGAGATGGTTCCGCCCAATGTCTACATCGACGCACCGACCCTGAGCCCTGCCGTGCTCGAAGAACTGCACGATGCGCTGTTCGAGGTGCACGGCGTGCAGGCGGTGGAGGTGGTCGACATTCTGCCCGGCCAGCGCCGTCACCTGCAGCTCGACGCCCTGCTGGCGGCCATGAGTGATCCGGTGCTGGCCGTCGACAGCGCCGGCAAGGTGCTGCTGGCCAACCCGGCACTGATCGCCCTGTGCGGGCGCGAATCGGCGGGCCGCTCGGTGGGCGAGCTGTTCGGCGACGACAACCTGCTCCAGGCCCTGCTGGACAACAACTTCCACCTGCCCATGCGCGAAATGCAGCTCAATGGCCAGAGCCTGCTGCTCGACGCCACACCGATCACCCAGGCCGGTGGCCTGCTCACGCTGTATCCGCCGAACCGCATGGGTGAGCGCCTGTCGGCGCTGCGGCACGACCGCGCCGAAGGCTTCGATGCACTGCTCGGTGAGTCGCCGGTCATCCGCACCCTCAAAGCCCGCGGCCTGCGCGTGGCGACCTTGGATGCGCCGCTGCTGGTGCATGGCGAAACCGGCACCGGCAAGGAACTGGTGGCCCGCGCCTGCCATGCGTTGAGCAGCCGCCAGGCCGCGCCATTCCTGGCACTCAACTGCGCCGCGCTGCCCGAGAGTCTGGCCGAGAGCGAGCTGTTCGGCTATGCCCCCGGCGCCTTCACCGGCGCCCAGCGCGGCGGCAAGCCCGGTCTGATGGAGCTGGCCAACAAAGGCACGGTGTTCCTCGACGAGATCGGCGAAATGTCGCCGTACCTGCAAGCCAAGCTGCTGCGTTTTCTCAGTGACGGCAGCTTCCGCCGGGTTGGCGGCGACCGTGAGGTCAAGGTCGACGTGCGCATCATCAGCGCCACCCACCGCGACCTGGAGCGCATGGTCGCTGAAGGAAGCTTCCGCGAAGACCTGTTCTATCGGCTGAACGTGCTCAACCTGCAAGTGCCGCCCCTGCGCGACCGCGGGCAGGACATCCTGATGCTGGCCCACTACTTCATGCAGCAGGCTTGCACCCAGATCCAGCGCCCGCCCTGCCGCCTGGCGCCCGCCACCCACCAGGCGCTGCTGGCCAACCCCTGGCCGGGCAACGTGCGCCAGTTGCAGAACGTGATTTTCCGCGCTGCCGCCATTTGCGAAAGCCACCTGGTGGACATTGGCGATCTGGACATTGCGGGCACGTCGGTCGCGCGCGGGCAGGATGGCGAAGTGGCTAGCCTGGAACAGGCCGTCGGCGATTTCGAGCGCAGTTTGCTGCAACGGCTCTATGCCAGCTACCCCTCGACGCGCCAACTCGCCGCGCGGCTGCATACCTCGCATACCGCCATTGCGCAGCGCTTGCGTAAGTACGGCATCTCTGGAAAGTCCTGA
- a CDS encoding RDD family protein, producing MTKPLLTPQGEFPPVGLGRRLAAMFYDFLLCTALLIVTAGVYKLIQMSIIGEARMRALTEAGALDGDPLLSTVLLFALFGFFAKFWTHGGQTLGMQVWGVRVQNADGSAITLWQALLRFVVSIASWLCLGLGFIWSLIDKHKRSWHDIYSETRLVRVPKSKK from the coding sequence ATGACCAAGCCCTTGCTCACTCCCCAGGGTGAATTCCCGCCTGTCGGCCTTGGCCGACGCCTGGCAGCGATGTTCTACGACTTCCTGCTCTGCACGGCCCTGCTGATCGTGACGGCGGGCGTCTACAAGCTGATCCAGATGTCGATCATCGGCGAGGCTCGCATGCGAGCGCTCACCGAGGCGGGCGCGCTGGATGGCGACCCGCTGCTGTCCACGGTACTGCTGTTCGCACTGTTCGGCTTCTTCGCCAAGTTCTGGACCCACGGCGGCCAGACGCTGGGCATGCAGGTCTGGGGAGTGCGCGTACAGAATGCCGACGGCAGCGCCATCACATTGTGGCAGGCTCTACTGCGCTTCGTGGTCTCGATCGCGTCCTGGCTGTGCCTGGGCCTGGGCTTTATCTGGTCGCTGATCGACAAGCACAAACGCAGTTGGCATGACATCTACTCCGAAACCCGGCTGGTACGCGTACCAAAATCGAAGAAATGA
- the gcvP gene encoding aminomethyl-transferring glycine dehydrogenase — MTSNLGTANEFIARHIGPNSADEQGMLHTLGFDSLEAMTAAVIPESIKGTSVLGHADGQSEADALAALKTIAARNELFKSFIGQGYYNTHTPAPILRNLLENPAWYTAYTPYQPEISQGRLEALLNFQTLISDLTGLPIANASLLDEATAAAEAMTFCKRLSKNKASNAFFASVHCHPQTLDVLRTRAEPLGIDVVVGDEFALQDTSAYFGALLQYPASHGAVFDYREVVQSLHDGNALVAVAADLLALTLLTPPGEFGADVAIGSAQRFGVPLGFGGPHAAYFATRDAFKRDMPGRLVGVSIDRFGKTALRLAMQTREQHIRREKATSNICTAQVLLANIASMYAVYHGPAGLKRIAERTHTLTAVLAAGLDSLGVSVLNSTCFDTLTLNTGATTAALHEKARAQRFNLRQIDATHVGLSLDETSTQADVEALWGLFAEGGRLPDFNALVAGPISRLPQALLRRSGYLEHPVFNRYHSETELMRYLRRLADKDLALDRSMIPLGSCTMKLNAASEMMPVTWAEFGNLHPFAPASQSQGYQQLTDELQAMLCAATGYDAVSLQPNAGSQGEYAGLLAIRAYHRSRGDSHRDICLIPSSAHGTNPATAHMAGMRVVVTACDARGNVDVDDLRAKASQHREHLAALMITYPSTHGVFEEAIGEICALIHDNGGQVYIDGANMNAMVGLCAPGKFGGDVSHLNLHKTFCIPHGGGGPGVGPIGVKSHLAPFLPGHAALENTTGAVCAAPFGSASILPITWMYIRMMGGAGLKRASQMAILNANYIARRLEEHYPVLYSGSNGLVAHECILDLRPLKDASGISVDDVAKRLIDFGFHAPTMSFPVAGTLMIEPTESESRQELDRFCEAMIQIREEIRAVENGSLDRDDNPLKNAPHTAAELVGDWAHGYSREQAVYPVASLMDNKYWPPVGRVDNVYGDRNLVCACPSIESYQDV, encoded by the coding sequence ATGACCAGCAACCTCGGCACCGCCAACGAATTCATCGCCCGCCACATCGGCCCGAATAGCGCCGACGAACAGGGCATGCTGCACACCCTGGGCTTCGATTCGCTCGAAGCCATGACCGCTGCGGTCATTCCCGAGAGCATCAAGGGCACCAGCGTACTCGGTCATGCCGATGGGCAAAGCGAAGCCGACGCGCTCGCCGCCCTCAAGACCATCGCTGCACGCAATGAGCTGTTCAAAAGCTTCATCGGCCAGGGCTACTACAACACCCACACGCCGGCGCCGATCCTGCGCAATTTGCTGGAAAACCCGGCCTGGTACACCGCCTACACCCCCTATCAGCCGGAAATTTCCCAGGGTCGCCTGGAGGCGCTGCTGAACTTCCAGACGCTGATCAGCGACCTGACCGGTTTGCCGATCGCCAACGCCTCGCTGCTCGATGAAGCCACCGCTGCGGCCGAGGCCATGACCTTCTGCAAGCGGCTGTCGAAGAACAAGGCCAGCAATGCCTTCTTCGCCTCCGTGCATTGCCATCCGCAGACCCTCGATGTACTGCGCACCCGCGCAGAGCCGCTGGGCATCGACGTGGTGGTGGGCGATGAGTTCGCGCTGCAGGACACCAGCGCCTACTTCGGTGCGCTGCTGCAGTACCCGGCCAGCCATGGTGCAGTGTTCGACTACCGCGAAGTGGTCCAAAGCCTGCACGACGGCAACGCGTTGGTGGCGGTAGCCGCCGACCTGCTGGCCCTGACCCTGCTCACCCCGCCGGGCGAGTTCGGTGCCGACGTGGCCATCGGCAGCGCCCAGCGCTTCGGCGTGCCGCTGGGCTTTGGCGGTCCACATGCGGCGTACTTCGCCACTCGCGACGCGTTCAAGCGCGACATGCCGGGCCGCCTGGTCGGCGTGTCGATCGACCGCTTCGGCAAAACCGCCCTGCGCCTGGCCATGCAGACCCGCGAGCAGCACATCCGTCGCGAGAAGGCCACCAGCAACATCTGCACCGCCCAGGTGCTGTTGGCCAACATCGCCAGCATGTACGCCGTCTATCATGGCCCCGCCGGCCTCAAGCGCATCGCCGAACGCACGCATACGCTGACTGCCGTGCTCGCTGCCGGCCTCGACAGTCTCGGCGTCTCGGTGCTCAACAGCACCTGCTTCGACACCCTGACCCTGAACACCGGCGCCACCACCGCCGCGCTTCACGAAAAAGCCCGGGCACAGCGCTTCAACCTGCGCCAGATCGACGCCACGCACGTGGGCCTGTCGCTGGACGAAACCAGCACCCAAGCCGATGTCGAAGCGCTGTGGGGGCTGTTCGCCGAAGGCGGTCGCCTGCCCGACTTCAACGCCCTGGTCGCAGGCCCCATTTCGCGCCTGCCGCAGGCCCTCCTGCGCCGCTCGGGCTACCTCGAACACCCGGTATTCAACCGCTACCACAGCGAAACCGAGTTGATGCGCTACCTGCGCCGCCTGGCCGACAAGGACCTGGCCCTGGACCGCAGCATGATCCCGCTGGGCTCGTGCACCATGAAACTCAACGCGGCCAGCGAAATGATGCCGGTGACCTGGGCCGAATTCGGCAACCTGCACCCGTTCGCCCCAGCCAGCCAAAGCCAGGGTTACCAGCAACTGACCGACGAATTGCAGGCCATGCTCTGCGCTGCCACCGGCTACGACGCGGTGTCGCTACAGCCCAATGCCGGCTCGCAAGGCGAGTATGCCGGCCTGCTGGCGATCCGCGCCTATCACCGAAGCCGCGGCGACAGCCACCGCGACATCTGCCTGATCCCCTCCTCGGCCCACGGCACCAACCCGGCCACGGCCCACATGGCCGGCATGCGCGTGGTGGTGACTGCCTGCGACGCGCGCGGCAACGTCGATGTCGACGATCTGCGGGCCAAGGCCAGCCAGCACCGCGAGCACCTCGCCGCGCTGATGATCACCTACCCATCGACCCACGGCGTGTTCGAAGAAGCCATCGGTGAGATCTGCGCGCTGATCCACGACAACGGTGGCCAGGTGTACATCGATGGCGCCAACATGAATGCCATGGTCGGGCTGTGCGCCCCAGGCAAGTTCGGCGGCGATGTCTCGCACCTGAACCTGCACAAGACCTTCTGCATCCCCCACGGCGGTGGCGGACCGGGCGTCGGGCCGATCGGCGTCAAATCCCATCTGGCTCCGTTCCTGCCCGGTCATGCGGCGCTGGAGAACACCACTGGGGCGGTCTGCGCTGCACCGTTCGGCAGCGCCAGCATCCTGCCCATCACCTGGATGTACATCCGCATGATGGGCGGGGCGGGGCTCAAGCGCGCTTCGCAGATGGCCATTCTCAATGCCAACTACATCGCCCGCCGCCTGGAAGAGCACTATCCGGTGCTGTACAGCGGCAGCAATGGCCTGGTGGCCCACGAATGCATCCTCGACCTGCGCCCGCTCAAGGACGCCAGCGGCATCAGCGTCGATGATGTGGCCAAGCGCCTGATCGACTTCGGTTTCCATGCCCCGACCATGTCCTTCCCGGTGGCCGGCACGCTGATGATCGAGCCGACCGAGAGCGAGTCGCGCCAGGAACTGGACCGCTTCTGCGAGGCGATGATCCAGATTCGCGAAGAGATTCGCGCGGTAGAGAACGGCAGCCTGGACAGGGACGACAACCCGCTGAAGAACGCCCCGCACACCGCAGCCGAGCTGGTCGGGGACTGGGCACACGGGTATAGCCGCGAGCAAGCGGTGTATCCAGTGGCCAGCCTGATGGACAACAAGTACTGGCCGCCGGTGGGTCGCGTCGACAACGTGTACGGCGACCGCAACCTGGTCTGCGCCTGCCCGTCGATCGAAAGCTATCAGGACGTCTGA
- the gcvH gene encoding glycine cleavage system protein GcvH, giving the protein MSELRFTEDHEWLRVEADGSVTVGITAYAQNALGDVVFVQLPELQHYDKGAEAATVESVKAASGVYMPLTGAVVAVNEDLNDSPEQVNEDPLGQGWFFRFVPADMAEVAALLDQDAYDRLLNANADA; this is encoded by the coding sequence ATGAGCGAGTTGCGTTTCACCGAAGATCACGAATGGCTGCGCGTCGAAGCGGACGGCAGCGTCACCGTCGGCATTACCGCTTACGCCCAGAACGCCTTGGGCGATGTGGTCTTCGTGCAACTGCCGGAGCTGCAGCACTACGACAAAGGTGCCGAAGCCGCCACCGTCGAATCGGTCAAAGCCGCCAGCGGTGTGTACATGCCGCTCACTGGCGCAGTGGTCGCCGTCAACGAAGACCTCAATGACAGCCCGGAACAGGTCAACGAAGACCCACTGGGCCAAGGCTGGTTCTTCCGCTTCGTCCCCGCCGACATGGCTGAAGTGGCCGCCCTGCTCGACCAGGATGCCTACGACCGCCTGCTCAACGCCAACGCCGACGCCTGA